One genomic window of Neisseria sp. oral taxon 014 str. F0314 includes the following:
- a CDS encoding PAAR-like domain-containing protein produces MAANKIARKDSRFRVISILPDFCFVPGLAAPVPFPLFADLGGAVKVAKDVLINGRSAFVYNASKAPKTYGDEPGQRKGVISRTVGEAAWPMQHSASVKIRSHYIIRTGDMFHMNGNFNKPLKKNTCLSCKVALAAGRPVNPVLGLKFLEGETDFAFDGLMPLIWQRSYYSDQEGTGWLGQGWSIPGSERIERTAEGLIYTDVQGWEFPLPEVEEDDEEPVLFESEQIWFSKNSDGHYLIVSLDGSLTLRFAPLSVSADDPSGESGRHYPLVAAEDANGNHRRILYHHRSGLPQYVIDGNGRVFYLRFANTADAASPQMRLVAVYLLAEGLPDFFGGTPRTGKALVRYEYSVGGDLIRVIGRDGGEVRRFGYRNHIMTEHTDAAGLASYYEYDRYDTGGRVIRNRTSLGEEWRFAYRDGYTEVTDVLGRTEQYHYDCHNELTARVFADGSRIKMERDHLGRLTAHTDALGRTTRFGYSSEGQLESIIRPDGSELNYDYDDGYRLSSRTDAEGNCHSYGYDERGNLISHTDPKRYITRYRYRADGLPECIELPEGGSTEYRYDADCRLESITDCSGNQTRLSYTAEGWLSHFTDALGQRTEYHYDGNGRLSHIHHPDGGSEYYRYDSAGRLIGHTDAAGCSTTYEYRPDGQPLKRIDALGRSFNYRYDPAGRLTSLTNENGAAYRLRYDALDRLAAETGFDGNLTVYHYNAAGELSARDEYGNSITAHGLESLSDGLKDKPPLIRTEYRRDELGRLQYLCASRHEGGEVRRAYHYDGDGRLVRAAAPEHVNYFEYDCNGRLVGEHGRDHPDAAECREQALPELDWRSREHDHLLVLHTELVSHHYDGNGNRTTTDLPDGRRISRHYYGSGHQHGLMFGGETVSDCERDALHREIRRTQGRLTARYRYDPAGRLKEQRAVLAHTAADGRKVSAHAVRRSYHYDKDGNLVRSDDQRSGSTQYRYDALGQTVSAAGRSYAYDPAHNIRDHIEADGAAAAAVAEIIGRPANDNRVRHHNGHSYYYDDFGNVIQKEKADGEVHNYHYDPLHQLVQADIFRPGREKESWTYQYDAVGRRIRKRRIDAEGGILGETRYLWSGSRLLQTIDGWQTHTYLYAGQDGYEPLAQVRNWTDAEHGSHESIHYFHCDQIGRPRELTDAEGRLLWYGEYDALGRLEREEDICGVSQPFRLQNQHYDEETGLHYNLLRYYDADMGRFLTQDPIGLSGGENAYTYAPNVQMWIDPLGLNPALALGGYELWMLLFGGAVVVAGQQATQSGGFTGSRSSAGGAAVSVSDVGKCNKPPEGKCPPCKTVSGKIIQPKTLGYRPLDIIPNNVKQHGVYGSHHNIFEANQMPYPKCDCFWAKQKYVLKPNQLKSNMVPVEPFVNN; encoded by the coding sequence ATGGCTGCGAACAAAATCGCCCGTAAAGACAGCCGTTTTCGAGTGATCAGCATCCTGCCGGATTTCTGCTTCGTTCCCGGATTGGCAGCACCGGTGCCGTTTCCGTTATTTGCAGATTTGGGCGGTGCGGTGAAAGTGGCGAAAGACGTTTTGATTAACGGCAGGTCGGCGTTCGTCTACAACGCCAGCAAAGCACCCAAGACATATGGCGACGAGCCGGGGCAGCGCAAAGGGGTAATCTCGCGCACGGTAGGCGAGGCAGCATGGCCGATGCAGCATTCCGCATCGGTTAAAATCCGTAGCCACTACATTATCCGCACCGGCGACATGTTTCATATGAACGGCAATTTCAACAAGCCGCTGAAGAAAAATACCTGTCTGTCGTGCAAAGTGGCGCTGGCGGCGGGGAGGCCGGTCAATCCGGTATTGGGATTGAAGTTTCTTGAAGGCGAAACCGATTTTGCCTTTGACGGCCTGATGCCGCTGATTTGGCAGCGCAGCTACTATTCCGACCAAGAGGGTACGGGCTGGCTGGGGCAGGGCTGGAGTATTCCGGGGAGCGAACGCATAGAACGTACTGCCGAAGGGCTGATCTATACCGACGTGCAGGGATGGGAGTTCCCGCTGCCTGAGGTGGAGGAAGATGATGAAGAGCCGGTATTGTTCGAGAGCGAGCAAATCTGGTTCAGCAAAAATTCAGACGGCCATTACCTGATAGTCAGCTTGGACGGTTCGCTGACGCTGCGTTTCGCCCCGCTGTCGGTTTCGGCAGACGATCCGTCAGGCGAAAGCGGCAGGCATTACCCGCTGGTAGCGGCCGAGGACGCCAACGGCAACCATCGCCGCATCCTTTACCACCACCGCAGCGGGCTGCCGCAATATGTTATCGACGGTAACGGTCGGGTGTTCTATCTGCGCTTTGCCAATACCGCCGATGCCGCATCACCGCAAATGCGGCTGGTGGCGGTGTACCTGCTGGCGGAAGGGCTGCCGGATTTCTTCGGCGGCACACCGCGTACCGGCAAGGCGCTGGTGCGTTACGAATACAGTGTCGGCGGCGACCTGATACGGGTCATCGGGCGGGACGGCGGCGAAGTACGCCGTTTCGGCTACCGTAACCACATCATGACCGAACACACCGACGCGGCCGGATTGGCATCTTATTACGAATACGACCGCTACGATACCGGCGGGCGGGTGATCCGCAACCGGACCAGTTTGGGCGAAGAATGGCGTTTTGCCTACCGCGACGGTTATACCGAAGTAACCGACGTACTGGGACGGACGGAACAATATCATTACGACTGCCACAACGAACTGACCGCCCGCGTTTTTGCCGACGGCAGCCGCATCAAAATGGAACGCGACCATCTGGGGCGGCTGACCGCTCACACCGACGCGCTGGGCCGCACCACCCGTTTCGGCTACAGCAGCGAAGGGCAGCTGGAAAGTATCATCCGCCCCGACGGCAGCGAACTAAATTACGACTACGACGACGGCTATCGGCTAAGCAGCCGCACCGATGCCGAAGGCAACTGCCACAGCTACGGTTACGACGAACGCGGCAACTTGATTTCTCATACCGACCCGAAGCGGTACATCACCCGCTACCGCTACCGCGCCGACGGTTTGCCGGAGTGCATAGAGCTGCCGGAGGGCGGCAGCACCGAATACCGCTATGACGCCGACTGCCGACTCGAAAGCATTACCGATTGTTCCGGCAACCAAACCCGACTGTCCTATACTGCCGAAGGTTGGCTGTCGCACTTCACCGACGCACTGGGACAGCGCACCGAATACCACTACGACGGCAACGGCCGCCTCAGCCATATCCACCATCCCGACGGCGGCAGCGAATATTACCGTTACGACAGCGCGGGCCGCTTGATCGGACACACCGACGCGGCAGGATGCAGCACAACTTACGAATACCGTCCGGACGGCCAGCCGCTCAAGCGCATCGATGCGCTGGGCCGCAGCTTCAATTACCGTTACGACCCGGCCGGTCGATTGACTTCGCTGACCAACGAAAACGGCGCCGCCTACCGTTTGCGCTACGACGCACTTGACCGACTGGCCGCCGAAACAGGCTTCGACGGTAATCTGACTGTTTACCATTACAACGCCGCCGGCGAATTGAGCGCGCGGGACGAATACGGCAACAGCATCACCGCACACGGTTTGGAAAGCCTTTCAGACGGCCTCAAAGACAAACCCCCGTTGATACGTACCGAATATCGCCGCGACGAGCTGGGACGGCTGCAATATTTGTGCGCCAGCCGACACGAAGGCGGCGAAGTACGGCGCGCCTACCACTACGACGGCGACGGGCGGCTGGTCCGCGCCGCCGCCCCCGAACACGTCAACTATTTCGAATACGACTGTAACGGCAGGCTGGTGGGCGAACACGGCCGCGACCATCCCGACGCCGCCGAATGCCGGGAGCAGGCACTGCCCGAACTGGACTGGCGGAGCAGGGAACACGACCACCTGCTGGTTTTACATACCGAATTGGTAAGCCACCACTACGATGGCAACGGTAACCGTACCACCACCGACCTGCCTGACGGACGGCGGATAAGCCGTCATTACTACGGCAGCGGCCACCAGCACGGCCTCATGTTCGGCGGCGAGACCGTCAGCGATTGCGAGCGCGACGCACTGCACCGCGAAATCCGGCGCACGCAGGGCAGGCTGACGGCCCGTTACCGGTACGACCCTGCAGGCCGTCTGAAAGAGCAGCGGGCGGTACTGGCGCACACTGCCGCCGACGGCAGGAAAGTCAGCGCCCATGCTGTCAGACGCAGCTACCATTACGACAAGGACGGCAACCTCGTCCGCAGCGACGACCAGCGTAGCGGCAGCACGCAATACCGTTACGACGCACTGGGACAGACCGTGTCCGCAGCAGGGCGCAGCTACGCCTACGACCCCGCGCACAACATCCGCGACCATATCGAAGCAGACGGAGCGGCCGCCGCAGCGGTGGCAGAAATCATCGGACGGCCGGCAAACGACAACCGCGTCCGCCACCACAACGGCCACAGTTATTACTACGACGACTTCGGCAACGTCATCCAGAAAGAGAAGGCAGACGGCGAAGTACACAACTACCATTACGACCCGCTGCACCAACTGGTGCAGGCGGACATCTTCCGTCCCGGGCGGGAGAAAGAAAGCTGGACATACCAATACGACGCCGTCGGGCGGCGCATCCGCAAACGTCGGATTGATGCCGAAGGCGGCATCCTTGGCGAAACCCGTTATTTATGGAGCGGCAGCCGGCTGCTACAAACAATCGACGGCTGGCAGACGCATACCTACCTGTACGCCGGACAGGACGGCTACGAACCGCTGGCGCAGGTGCGCAACTGGACCGATGCCGAGCACGGGAGCCACGAGAGCATCCACTATTTCCACTGCGACCAAATCGGGCGGCCGCGGGAGCTGACCGATGCGGAGGGCAGGCTGCTGTGGTACGGCGAATACGACGCCTTGGGGCGGCTGGAGCGGGAGGAGGACATCTGCGGCGTCAGCCAGCCGTTCCGATTGCAGAACCAGCATTACGACGAAGAGACGGGGCTGCACTACAACCTGCTGCGCTATTACGATGCGGACATGGGACGGTTTCTGACGCAGGATCCGATAGGGCTGTCGGGCGGTGAGAATGCGTATACGTACGCGCCGAACGTGCAGATGTGGATTGACCCGCTGGGGCTGAATCCCGCATTGGCTTTGGGAGGTTATGAACTTTGGATGCTGTTGTTCGGCGGCGCAGTGGTTGTGGCTGGGCAGCAGGCAACCCAATCGGGAGGCTTTACGGGAAGTAGAAGTAGCGCGGGCGGAGCTGCGGTATCCGTATCTGATGTTGGGAAATGTAATAAACCTCCCGAAGGTAAATGTCCTCCTTGTAAAACAGTATCAGGAAAAATTATCCAACCTAAAACATTGGGTTATAGACCACTAGATATTATTCCTAACAATGTAAAGCAGCATGGTGTTTATGGTTCTCATCACAATATTTTTGAAGCAAACCAAATGCCTTATCCAAAATGTGATTGTTTTTGGGCAAAGCAAAAATATGTATTAAAACCTAATCAATTAAAGTCAAATATGGTTCCAGTAGAACCTTTTGTTAATAATTAA
- a CDS encoding pentapeptide repeat-containing protein encodes MEFDENLLLMPDMKLLFQLEKNPELVDISLSLENYNFHRLDLTNKSISNLKFYNCSLRGAFLSNSVFTDCIFNFCSLVTAPAENSKFIKCYFINSDLRFIQANYCNFVGSVFANCNLIGADFSNSKFHNSNFEENLFSKIASYNEETQYIEAKFENVIFNGKIVDKFNDI; translated from the coding sequence ATGGAATTTGATGAAAATCTTTTGTTAATGCCTGATATGAAATTATTATTTCAACTAGAGAAAAATCCGGAATTGGTGGATATTTCATTGAGTTTGGAAAATTATAATTTTCACAGATTGGATTTGACAAATAAAAGTATTTCCAATTTGAAGTTTTATAATTGTTCCTTGAGAGGGGCATTTTTATCGAATAGTGTGTTTACTGATTGTATTTTTAATTTTTGTTCATTAGTTACTGCCCCTGCAGAAAATAGTAAATTTATTAAATGCTACTTTATAAATAGTGATTTAAGATTTATTCAGGCAAATTATTGTAATTTTGTAGGGAGCGTATTTGCTAATTGTAATTTGATAGGGGCTGATTTTTCCAATTCTAAATTTCATAATTCTAATTTTGAAGAAAATTTATTTTCTAAAATAGCTAGTTATAATGAAGAAACACAATATATTGAGGCTAAGTTTGAAAATGTCATTTTCAATGGAAAGATAGTAGATAAATTTAATGATATTTAA